Proteins from a genomic interval of Azotosporobacter soli:
- a CDS encoding helix-turn-helix transcriptional regulator: protein MTKSTMQLRIGNCLNVFRAKRKLTQEQLAKEIGVTRATIISIEGGGYNPSLELAFRIARYFQADINEIFSVEEDENETL from the coding sequence ATGACAAAATCAACGATGCAGTTGCGGATCGGAAATTGCCTGAATGTATTCAGAGCCAAACGCAAACTGACGCAAGAGCAACTAGCCAAAGAAATTGGCGTGACGCGCGCGACGATTATATCGATTGAAGGAGGCGGATATAATCCGTCACTTGAGTTGGCGTTTCGTATTGCCCGTTATTTTCAGGCGGATATCAATGAAATTTTTTCGGTTGAGGAGGATGAAAATGAAACGCTTTGA
- a CDS encoding PhzF family phenazine biosynthesis isomerase: protein MSECAFYQVDAFSLLPFKGNPAAVCLLEQELPDATLQAIAAEMNLSETAFVQRLPGMDDWLAAATYHLRWFTPLLEVPLCGHATLAAAKVLFDEWQHPADRLEFATLSGTLHAKREAEGIALDFPLDRPIMTQASPELLTALGLVKYEKAFYGERTGKLVLQLADSAAVYELQPDFLRLSRTPFCKGIAVTARDGDRYDFVSRYFNPWAGVNEDPVTGSVHTLLAAWWGEQLKKTLLRAYQASPRGGEMLLRHVSAQRLELIGDALVVARGKMQTGQ, encoded by the coding sequence GTGAGTGAGTGCGCTTTTTATCAAGTCGATGCGTTCAGCCTTTTGCCGTTCAAGGGCAATCCCGCGGCGGTGTGCCTGCTGGAACAGGAACTGCCGGACGCGACGCTGCAGGCGATCGCGGCGGAAATGAATCTGTCGGAAACCGCGTTTGTGCAGCGCTTGCCTGGAATGGACGACTGGCTGGCCGCCGCAACGTATCACTTACGATGGTTTACGCCGCTTTTGGAAGTGCCGCTCTGCGGTCACGCGACGCTGGCTGCTGCGAAGGTCCTGTTTGACGAATGGCAGCATCCGGCGGACCGGCTCGAATTCGCGACGCTGAGCGGGACTCTGCACGCAAAACGCGAGGCAGAAGGAATCGCGCTCGATTTTCCGCTCGACCGGCCGATCATGACGCAGGCATCGCCCGAGCTCTTGACGGCGCTGGGCCTTGTGAAATACGAGAAGGCGTTCTATGGAGAGCGTACCGGAAAATTAGTGCTGCAACTAGCCGATTCGGCGGCTGTTTATGAACTGCAGCCGGATTTTCTCCGCTTGAGCCGGACGCCGTTCTGTAAGGGCATTGCCGTTACGGCAAGAGACGGCGACCGCTATGATTTTGTCTCGCGTTATTTCAACCCTTGGGCCGGCGTGAACGAAGATCCGGTCACCGGGTCCGTACACACGCTGCTGGCCGCCTGGTGGGGTGAACAACTGAAAAAAACGTTGTTGCGGGCTTACCAAGCTTCGCCGCGCGGCGGTGAAATGCTGCTGCGTCATGTTTCTGCGCAGCGGCTCGAATTGATCGGCGATGCGCTGGTTGTTGCGCGCGGCAAAATGCAAACGGGTCAATAA
- a CDS encoding response regulator transcription factor, with translation MRVLLVDDHPLFLEGLKNLLLANDIEVVGVANDGITAALKAKELQPDVVLMDVQMPVADGLEGLRRIKLEMPQSKVVMLTVSSDDAYLFEAIKAGAAGYLLKGMAKEPFLDALQSLASGEAPLAPGLAAKVLQEFARREQSRATEVSFPRKAVPLTAKQIEVLTLVAEGMTYKEVGESMNLSLATVKYHMREIMNQLELENRAQLIVYATQSGLTKKEEIK, from the coding sequence ATGCGCGTGTTATTGGTGGATGATCATCCTCTTTTTCTGGAAGGGTTGAAAAATTTATTGCTGGCGAATGATATCGAGGTTGTCGGCGTTGCGAATGACGGCATAACGGCCGCGCTAAAGGCAAAGGAGCTGCAGCCGGATGTCGTGCTGATGGATGTGCAGATGCCGGTTGCGGACGGTCTCGAGGGTTTGCGGCGCATCAAACTTGAAATGCCGCAAAGCAAAGTCGTGATGCTGACGGTATCGAGTGATGACGCATATCTTTTTGAAGCGATCAAAGCCGGTGCAGCCGGTTATTTGCTGAAAGGCATGGCAAAAGAACCGTTTCTGGACGCATTGCAAAGTTTGGCCTCTGGCGAAGCGCCGCTTGCGCCGGGCTTGGCGGCGAAGGTGCTGCAGGAATTTGCCCGGCGTGAGCAAAGTCGCGCGACGGAAGTGAGCTTTCCCCGCAAGGCAGTGCCGCTCACAGCGAAACAGATCGAGGTGCTTACGCTGGTGGCCGAGGGAATGACGTATAAAGAAGTAGGCGAAAGCATGAACCTGAGTTTGGCGACCGTCAAGTACCATATGCGGGAAATTATGAATCAACTGGAATTGGAAAATAGGGCGCAGTTGATTGTGTATGCTACGCAATCGGGTTTGACGAAAAAGGAAGAAATTAAATAA
- a CDS encoding response regulator, translated as MEGNLKVLVVDDESQIRRLIKVSLEGHGFKVLEAATGRDGLEQLIGVKPDILLLDLGLPDTDGKEVIRQIREWSAIPIIILSARDQEDEKIEALDIGANDYLTKPFGIGELMARIRVCLRQSHAGEDEMRLRCGEIVVDLTKHQVFVADCEVKLTPTEYELLKVLMQNSGKVLTHRQLLKKVWGAESSDTQYIRVYIGQLRRKIEADSARPRYIVTESGIGYRMMG; from the coding sequence ATGGAAGGGAATCTTAAAGTATTGGTCGTGGATGATGAAAGCCAGATCCGGCGTTTGATCAAGGTATCACTTGAAGGGCATGGCTTTAAAGTTTTGGAAGCCGCGACAGGGCGGGATGGCCTGGAACAACTGATCGGCGTGAAACCGGACATCCTTTTGCTTGATCTGGGGTTGCCGGATACCGACGGCAAAGAAGTCATCCGCCAGATTCGCGAGTGGTCCGCGATTCCGATCATCATTTTGTCGGCGCGCGATCAGGAGGACGAAAAAATCGAAGCGCTTGATATCGGCGCCAATGATTATCTGACTAAACCGTTCGGCATCGGTGAACTGATGGCCCGTATCCGCGTCTGTCTGCGTCAAAGCCACGCCGGTGAGGATGAAATGCGGCTGCGCTGCGGCGAAATTGTCGTTGACTTGACCAAACATCAGGTCTTCGTAGCGGATTGCGAAGTCAAGCTGACGCCGACCGAATATGAACTGCTCAAAGTCTTGATGCAAAACAGCGGCAAGGTGCTGACGCACCGTCAACTATTGAAGAAGGTCTGGGGCGCGGAAAGCAGCGACACGCAATACATTCGCGTTTATATCGGCCAGCTGCGGCGCAAGATCGAGGCCGATTCCGCCCGGCCGCGTTATATCGTGACCGAATCCGGCATCGGCTATCGCATGATGGGCTGA
- a CDS encoding histidine kinase N-terminal 7TM domain-containing protein, whose translation MSVFDIYAPIGGTMIGNLLVVAILEGLAVYFWQFRKMAGAKAQVAAQTGKALWLLLLIGAKLQEDLAGKLLLISLQQITAISLAYVGFFFITQISGQDKTMPRWLHPVLGGILALVCLLIATNPWHGLYWTELRLEGETLVGVNGVWSHVAGYYVYLLFIINLAFGLRWVLTCVGSRRRQAFAISVLPMITIGAHFAANLPGEHFFAPTALGFLLSGLYSIVVYRWWLFFTILPEAQAAVVETMLDGLLVVDQEGYIVEMNPAAERIFAGLPAHKGGKISDVVAAWPALAALERMSVELVRDLPEGKRHYQAHQTPLKNATGHCLGRVILLQDITRHKEDQAKLVEQEKALSVLIERQRIGRELHDGQGQVWSYINMQVEAALSFLAKDESGKAAALLKKVAQATQDVHVNIRESITGLQTKGFSEKGFWQTLQEYFCWFEQNYRIKIVLQREKEMAAPQLAPTVEVQLLRIIQEALTNVRKHAAAKRVKVEIWQERASLFIALSDDGCGFDVAQAEKKKSSYGLKIMQERAEEAGILFRLDAKTGYGTKVTLQAPLSENERETADPPESQTGSE comes from the coding sequence GTGTCCGTGTTTGATATATACGCGCCGATTGGCGGTACTATGATTGGTAATTTACTCGTCGTTGCGATCCTTGAAGGCTTGGCGGTTTATTTTTGGCAATTTCGCAAGATGGCGGGCGCCAAGGCGCAGGTGGCCGCGCAAACAGGCAAGGCATTGTGGCTGCTGCTCTTGATCGGCGCTAAACTGCAGGAGGATTTGGCAGGCAAGCTTCTTTTAATCAGCTTGCAGCAAATTACGGCCATTTCACTAGCCTATGTCGGCTTTTTCTTTATCACGCAAATCAGCGGGCAGGACAAGACGATGCCGCGCTGGTTGCATCCGGTATTAGGCGGCATATTGGCGCTGGTCTGTCTGCTGATTGCGACGAATCCCTGGCATGGCCTGTATTGGACGGAACTGAGGCTGGAAGGCGAAACGTTGGTTGGCGTCAACGGCGTCTGGTCGCATGTGGCGGGGTATTATGTTTATCTCTTGTTTATCATTAATCTGGCGTTTGGGCTGCGTTGGGTTCTGACGTGCGTGGGCTCGCGTCGTCGTCAGGCCTTTGCGATCAGCGTGTTGCCGATGATCACGATTGGGGCGCATTTTGCGGCGAATCTTCCCGGCGAGCATTTTTTTGCGCCTACGGCGCTTGGTTTCTTGCTGTCCGGTTTGTACAGCATCGTGGTTTATCGTTGGTGGTTGTTCTTTACGATCTTGCCGGAAGCACAAGCGGCAGTCGTCGAAACGATGCTGGATGGGCTTTTAGTTGTCGATCAGGAAGGGTACATCGTCGAGATGAATCCGGCCGCCGAACGAATTTTCGCAGGCCTGCCAGCGCATAAGGGCGGAAAGATAAGCGATGTCGTTGCCGCATGGCCGGCGCTTGCCGCACTTGAACGGATGAGCGTTGAGCTGGTGCGTGATCTGCCGGAGGGAAAGCGCCATTACCAAGCGCATCAGACGCCGCTGAAAAATGCGACAGGACATTGCTTGGGACGCGTGATTTTGCTGCAGGACATTACGCGCCACAAGGAAGATCAGGCGAAGCTCGTCGAGCAGGAAAAAGCCCTGTCCGTTTTGATCGAACGTCAACGCATCGGCCGAGAGTTGCATGACGGACAGGGACAGGTCTGGAGCTATATCAATATGCAGGTGGAGGCCGCACTTTCTTTTCTTGCGAAAGACGAGAGCGGCAAAGCGGCTGCGCTTTTAAAAAAAGTGGCGCAAGCGACGCAGGATGTCCATGTTAATATCCGCGAATCCATTACCGGTTTGCAGACGAAGGGATTCAGCGAAAAAGGCTTTTGGCAGACGCTGCAGGAATACTTTTGCTGGTTTGAACAAAATTATCGGATCAAAATCGTTCTGCAAAGAGAGAAGGAAATGGCTGCGCCGCAGTTGGCGCCGACGGTTGAAGTCCAGCTGCTGCGCATCATACAGGAGGCGCTGACCAATGTGCGCAAACACGCCGCAGCTAAACGCGTCAAGGTGGAAATTTGGCAGGAGCGGGCTTCGCTTTTCATCGCTTTGAGCGACGACGGCTGCGGCTTTGACGTCGCACAGGCCGAGAAAAAGAAGAGCAGCTACGGCCTAAAAATCATGCAGGAACGGGCGGAGGAAGCGGGAATCCTATTCCGTCTCGACGCGAAAACGGGCTATGGAACGAAAGTGACGCTGCAGGCGCCGCTGAGCGAAAATGAACGTGAAACGGCCGATCCGCCAGAGTCTCAGACGGGGAGTGAGTAA
- a CDS encoding NADPH-dependent oxidoreductase, which yields MNETIRVMKNHRSIREYLPKPIPDEVVDELVAAAQAAPTSINSQEISLLVVRDKALRAQFAEIAGGQPWIAEAPLFFVFVADLYKAKLAADKVGKPLVIPDSVEATIAVSIDAGICMGTVITAAESLGLGIVPIGGIRNNPQAVIELLDLPEYTYPINGLAVGYPANLSQQKPRMPVAAFRHDEKYDKEKLPALIDEYDQLMQRYLRNIGRYEIEGDWSRNTMNYYSQIYFPKVYPTMLAQGFKNEK from the coding sequence ATGAATGAGACGATCCGCGTAATGAAGAACCATCGCAGCATTCGTGAATATTTACCGAAGCCCATTCCCGATGAGGTGGTCGATGAACTGGTCGCTGCCGCGCAAGCCGCGCCAACTTCAATTAATAGTCAGGAAATCAGTTTGCTTGTGGTGCGCGATAAGGCGCTACGGGCGCAGTTTGCCGAAATTGCCGGCGGGCAGCCGTGGATTGCCGAGGCGCCGCTGTTCTTTGTATTTGTGGCCGATTTGTATAAGGCCAAATTGGCGGCGGACAAAGTTGGCAAGCCTCTCGTTATTCCCGACAGCGTCGAGGCGACGATTGCCGTTTCGATTGATGCGGGAATTTGCATGGGTACGGTGATTACGGCGGCCGAATCCTTGGGTCTTGGCATCGTGCCGATCGGCGGCATTCGTAATAATCCGCAGGCGGTCATCGAGCTGCTTGATCTGCCGGAATATACGTATCCGATCAATGGTTTGGCGGTCGGTTATCCGGCCAACCTTTCGCAGCAAAAACCGCGCATGCCGGTAGCTGCCTTCCGCCATGATGAAAAATATGACAAAGAGAAACTGCCGGCCTTGATTGACGAATACGATCAGTTAATGCAGCGCTACTTGAGAAACATTGGGCGCTATGAAATAGAGGGCGACTGGAGTCGCAACACGATGAACTATTATTCCCAAATTTATTTTCCCAAAGTGTATCCGACGATGCTGGCGCAGGGGTTCAAGAACGAAAAATAG
- a CDS encoding DUF523 domain-containing protein, with product MMIVSACLAGVRCRYNGQAYPVPKVVELVESGQALPLCPEVLGGLPTPRACAEMLHGKVVTQDGTDVTSFYLAGAQTALEIATLVACKKAILKARSPSCGCDKIYDGSFAGRLVEGDGIFAARLKAQGIAVCTEEELV from the coding sequence ATGATGATTGTCAGCGCCTGTTTGGCGGGCGTACGATGCCGGTATAACGGGCAGGCGTATCCGGTTCCTAAGGTCGTAGAATTGGTGGAAAGCGGGCAGGCGCTGCCGCTTTGCCCCGAAGTGTTGGGCGGTTTGCCGACGCCGCGCGCTTGCGCTGAAATGCTGCATGGCAAAGTTGTCACGCAAGACGGGACGGATGTGACTTCCTTTTACCTTGCCGGCGCGCAAACCGCGCTGGAAATCGCAACGCTCGTAGCGTGCAAAAAGGCGATTTTAAAAGCCCGCTCGCCAAGCTGCGGCTGCGACAAAATTTATGACGGATCGTTTGCCGGGCGCTTAGTAGAGGGAGACGGCATCTTCGCCGCGCGCCTGAAGGCACAAGGGATTGCGGTTTGTACAGAGGAGGAACTGGTGTGA
- a CDS encoding HD-GYP domain-containing protein, with amino-acid sequence MRKVGLQYLQGNERLGRAIFDEEGRILLREGVVLKRSFIEKLLSLGIGSVYIEDVLSQGIDVQDVVAEETRQESKKAIAETMRRFVRCGELSLKGVVVSAQKVIDEILQQKEVMFNLVDVRAKEDSLFSHSVNVCILAVMTGVNMGYNLMLLKELAAGALLHDVGMLQIMKELVPGSGKMEIDWARYREHPKLGYDLLNQQSISSYVKVIALTHHEKCDGSGFPLGLKSEEINEMVKIISVCNAFDCIIHGKRDQYDVPAFQAIEFLEASRQLFDPLVVDKFVRNVSLYPSGHRVRLNDGRQCIVVRQNNGFASRPVVRELEGAGQNEINLSIELTLFIEEAYED; translated from the coding sequence ATGCGGAAAGTCGGCCTACAGTATCTGCAGGGCAATGAACGACTGGGACGTGCGATCTTTGATGAAGAAGGTCGTATCTTACTGCGTGAAGGCGTCGTTTTAAAGCGCAGCTTTATTGAAAAATTGCTCAGTCTGGGCATTGGCAGCGTATATATTGAGGATGTACTGTCGCAAGGCATTGACGTGCAGGACGTTGTGGCGGAAGAAACGCGCCAAGAGAGCAAGAAAGCCATTGCCGAAACAATGCGCCGTTTTGTCCGTTGCGGCGAACTTTCTTTGAAGGGCGTTGTTGTCTCTGCGCAAAAGGTGATTGATGAAATTTTGCAGCAAAAAGAAGTGATGTTTAATCTGGTGGATGTTCGCGCCAAGGAAGACAGTCTGTTTTCGCACAGCGTAAATGTCTGCATTTTGGCGGTAATGACCGGCGTCAATATGGGTTACAATTTGATGCTGCTGAAAGAACTGGCGGCAGGTGCGTTGTTGCACGATGTCGGCATGCTGCAGATTATGAAAGAACTGGTTCCGGGCTCGGGGAAAATGGAAATTGATTGGGCGCGTTACCGTGAACATCCGAAGCTGGGGTATGATCTTTTGAATCAGCAATCGATCAGTTCCTACGTCAAAGTGATTGCACTCACGCATCATGAGAAATGCGACGGTTCCGGCTTTCCACTGGGCTTAAAAAGCGAAGAAATCAATGAAATGGTGAAAATCATCTCGGTTTGCAACGCGTTCGACTGCATCATTCACGGCAAGCGAGACCAATATGACGTACCGGCTTTTCAGGCGATCGAGTTTCTGGAGGCCTCGCGTCAACTATTTGATCCGCTGGTGGTTGATAAATTTGTACGCAATGTCTCGCTCTATCCGTCGGGGCATCGCGTCCGGTTAAACGACGGCAGACAGTGCATTGTGGTGAGACAAAACAATGGCTTTGCCTCACGTCCGGTGGTACGAGAACTGGAAGGCGCCGGGCAGAATGAAATCAATCTTTCAATTGAACTGACTCTTTTTATCGAAGAAGCCTATGAAGATTAG